The Syngnathus typhle isolate RoL2023-S1 ecotype Sweden linkage group LG14, RoL_Styp_1.0, whole genome shotgun sequence genome segment CAACGTGGACAACACCACGGCCATGTTGCGAGAATGGCTGATGAACGCCCAGCGTCTCTACCATTACGTGGAGTGGAGGCCCATGGAGGAGCCCAGGTCAGCATTTTTTTGAGTGAACAGGTTCGGTTAGGGGAACAAAGCTTTACCTTATAATgacgcaataaaaaaaaagtctttcttcACTGATGAGCGGTGCTCTGTGAAGGTTCTACACAGACGCGTGGGGTCCCAAGGACTGGTCTGCATCCAGGTTCAACCATGTGATGAAGCTGAGGCAGGCGGCGCTCAAGGCGGCCAGGGAACGATGGGCCGACTTTATACTGGTGTGTGAAAGACTCGTGGcggaaaaatatttgatttgctgTCAGTGTGGGAAAACGGTTGAGTTGCATCCACTGGCAATCGGCGCAGTAGAAGCTTGAGCCAACTCTTCATTGAATCATCCCTcctaaaaagaattttttttcttctttttttgtagtttgTCGACAGTGACAACCTTCTCACCAACCCGCGTGTGCTCAACCTGCTCATCGCCGAGAACTTGACCGTGGTCGCCCCCATGATGGAGTCCCGCTCCTTGTACTCCAACTACTGGTGCGCCATGACCCCACAGgtacgtccgtccatccatccatggacaaataaataaatacggagatggatgaataaataaatacgataTTTTTGGtctgttcatttatttatttttaaatgtatttatttatttggatttatttttaaatgtatttattcatttatccatccacacaaaaataaatacaacaataaCCACACTGTGGTGTCTTTCAGGGCTATTACAAGAGGACCCCAGACTACCAGCCCATCCGTGAGTGGAAGCGTCTGGGCTGCTTCCCGGTCCCCATGGTGCACAGCACCTTCCTGGTGGACCTGAGACGGGAGTCCAGCCGAGATCTGGCTTTCTACCCGCCTCACCCCGACTACAGCTGGTCCTTCGATGACATCATGGTGTTTGCATTCTCCGCACGTCAAGCGGGTGAGTTGGAAGCTCCAGGCAAACTAGTACATTTGGACCCGGCTTGTCAGTTGTCATTACCGGCGGGCTCCGGTCAAGTAACAAAAGTTCGGGAGTAAACCCGTCAACACTCGGCTGGTTttcattgtgtgtttgttgtgttCCTAACAAAGACGACTTTGTAGCTAAAGTAAAAGCAGATCCAACTATGAGCAAAAGCATGTGTGCTGATTTTTAGGTGTGTGCATATTAAATGTGCAAACACAACCTTGGAGATTTCCATTTGATACACTTGAGAAGAATGTGTTGCATTTGCATGCCAGTATGTTGCGTCACACATTTGCCTTGCAGGGTCACGGCGTTGTGGTGGCAAcgtcaacgtgtgtgtgtgtgtcctccagGTGTGCAGATGCACGTGTGTAACAGAGAGCACTACGGGTTCCTTCCCGTCCCCCTCAAGCAACACCAGACTGTGGAGGATGAGCGCGAGAGTTTCATCCACACCACCACGGAGGCCTTGAGTGAGTGCGCACACGCGCAGACGACGCACGCAATCTGTCACGCCTCACGACGTCGGCTCGCCCGGTTCCCCTTGACCTCCGCTGGCGTCTCTGATTGCATCCTGTCAGCTTCATCTTGCTTCTCTGTCCACCCTCCTCCACTCGCTGTCCTGCAGAGCCCAACTCGGAAAACTTTTTGACTTTAAGCCGCTCACAAAATTGCTGTTTCTCTGCTGCACAGTTGAGCACAGTCTTGAGCCTTCTGAGCATCTTCACGTTCCGCCGTCTCCGCGGGACACCATGACTTTCGATGAGGTGAGTTTTTTTGGCCCTTTCAGTCTTCTCCCCGCCTGGGCGCACACAGAATGCGTCATGTGTTTCCTTTTAGATCTTCCTCGTCAACCTGAAGCGTCGGCTGGACAGAAGAAGCCGGATGTTGAAGACCATGTCGGCGCTAGGCCTGCACGTCACGCTCTTGGACGCCGTGGACGGCAAGTAGGTCAACATCTTCCCGCCGCTAAGTGTTTTTGAGACCTAGCGTGACTTCTTCTCGGAACCTCTCAGAGCCCTCAACACGTCCCGGCTGCAGGCGCTGGGGATCGAAATGCTGCCCAGCTACAAGGACCCGTACTCGGGCCGGATTCTGACCCGAGGCGAGATCGGCTGCTTCCTTAGCCATCACTCCATATGGAGCCAGGTGAGAGCGGAAATTTGGGGATCGGTACGGTTTCAGCAAGCCGTGTTTTTTTGATCCGCAGGTGGTGGAGCGCGGCCTCCGCAAAGTTCTTGTTCTAGAGGACGACGTGAGGTTCGAGCCCCGCTTCAATCGACGACTCCAGGCTATTATGGAGGACGCGGATAAAGCCCAGCTGGACTGGGACCTCATGTAAGAACACGTTAAGTTCACCCATGGGGAAattctttgactttttttcccacTCCCTTTGGGTTGTCTAGAAATGTCATTTTGGATCTTCTTTGTCAGCTACGTGGGGCGCAAGCGCATGCAAGTGAAGCAGCCCGAGCGCTCCGTGGACAGCGTGGACAACCTGGTGGAGGCCGACTACTCATACTGGACGCTAGGCTACGCGCTGTCGCTGCAGGGAGCCACCAAGCTGCTGAACGCCAAAGCCTTCAGCAAAATGCTGCCCGTCGACGAGTTCCTGCCCGTCATGTTCAACAAACACCCCAAGTAAGTCGCTTCGACATTTTCAACTCGCAGCAGAAGTTCCTTCCGGCGTCCCTCAGGGCTCCGTCGCACCTCTCGTGCCTtcgcatcttttttttctttctgcacgACCCGAGAGCCCCAACAAAGGTTTGACTTTGTGCGCTCGCCCTATGTCGCCCCCCCCTCCTGCCTCGCTTGCCTCTCTTTGAGGAATGCGGGCCGCCAAGGCTCTTCCTGCTGCTCGGAGAGGGGGACAGGATTCCCATTGATAGTGGCCTGgaggcaaggggggggggcgagagatgcgtgctgtgtgtgtgtgtgcgtgcgtgcatgcgtgtgtgtgtgttactaaTGCAAATACACAAGGATGTGTGTCCAGTGTTCCCTGTATAGATTACTCTGTAAATACACTGTGTGTATTCACAGCCATTCGCTCACTCAATAGGGAAAGAAATGGGAATGACGGGACATGTGTGTTTTAATGTATTGTAAAAATTCTTCAATGACAGTTTGGGAAGTCCAAAGCACGTCCAGACTTTTTGCTTCAATTGTTTGATTGTCTGTCTACGTGTGCTTCTGCAccctttgtgttcaaatatctgttATTTAACATTTAATGACCCTGCCGCAAGGATGCTATCCGCTAGCCTGTCTGTGTCATTTCCCATGATGGGTTAGCATAAAGCTAGCAGTATGAGCATCCACCCGCCTACCATGAAACGTCTTGCTGTCTCTCCTCCTCAGCGTGGACTACATGTCCCACTACGAGCCGCGAGACCTGCGAGCCTTCTCGGTGGAGCCGCTGCTCATCTACCCCACGCACTACACGGGCGAGCCGGGCTACATCAGCGACACCGAGACCTCCACCATCTGGGACGACGAGGCCGTGCCTACCGACTGGGACCGGCAGCTCACCCGCAAGAGCACCCAGCAGGACCGCATCCGGAGGGTGGCCCAGAACAGCGTCACGGGGGACTCACCGCTGCCCGCCGCCAGGACCTCGCGGGACGAACTGTGAAGTGGTGGGGGTTTTGGAAAAGACACTTGAAGTGGAGA includes the following:
- the colgalt2b gene encoding procollagen galactosyltransferase 2 isoform X2 translates to MRMPLLLLAALCAVRSCVGSEPVTLVQEADVSPTEESALLRPKVLIAILARNAAHSLAHYLGCIERLDYPKERIAIWAASDHNVDNTTAMLREWLMNAQRLYHYVEWRPMEEPRFYTDAWGPKDWSASRFNHVMKLRQAALKAARERWADFILFVDSDNLLTNPRVLNLLIAENLTVVAPMMESRSLYSNYWCAMTPQGYYKRTPDYQPIREWKRLGCFPVPMVHSTFLVDLRRESSRDLAFYPPHPDYSWSFDDIMVFAFSARQAGVQMHVCNREHYGFLPVPLKQHQTVEDERESFIHTTTEALIEHSLEPSEHLHVPPSPRDTMTFDEIFLVNLKRRLDRRSRMLKTMSALGLHVTLLDAVDGKALNTSRLQALGIEMLPSYKDPYSGRILTRGEIGCFLSHHSIWSQVVERGLRKVLVLEDDVRFEPRFNRRLQAIMEDADKAQLDWDLIYVGRKRMQVKQPERSVDSVDNLVEADYSYWTLGYALSLQGATKLLNAKAFSKMLPVDEFLPVMFNKHPNVDYMSHYEPRDLRAFSVEPLLIYPTHYTGEPGYISDTETSTIWDDEAVPTDWDRQLTRKSTQQDRIRRVAQNSVTGDSPLPAARTSRDEL
- the colgalt2b gene encoding procollagen galactosyltransferase 2 isoform X1 yields the protein MYATRRTWREITCRKGASCRKRRRQMLNQTFTRQTASRNSSGCWMRRLRRAETTAQRRGRRRRRRRHSTEAPQHQPLPDITPIESFTVFGVSGWFHQPAAAAAEAEPRKADEMRMPLLLLAALCAVRSCVGSEPVTLVQEADVSPTEESALLRPKVLIAILARNAAHSLAHYLGCIERLDYPKERIAIWAASDHNVDNTTAMLREWLMNAQRLYHYVEWRPMEEPRFYTDAWGPKDWSASRFNHVMKLRQAALKAARERWADFILFVDSDNLLTNPRVLNLLIAENLTVVAPMMESRSLYSNYWCAMTPQGYYKRTPDYQPIREWKRLGCFPVPMVHSTFLVDLRRESSRDLAFYPPHPDYSWSFDDIMVFAFSARQAGVQMHVCNREHYGFLPVPLKQHQTVEDERESFIHTTTEALIEHSLEPSEHLHVPPSPRDTMTFDEIFLVNLKRRLDRRSRMLKTMSALGLHVTLLDAVDGKALNTSRLQALGIEMLPSYKDPYSGRILTRGEIGCFLSHHSIWSQVVERGLRKVLVLEDDVRFEPRFNRRLQAIMEDADKAQLDWDLIYVGRKRMQVKQPERSVDSVDNLVEADYSYWTLGYALSLQGATKLLNAKAFSKMLPVDEFLPVMFNKHPNVDYMSHYEPRDLRAFSVEPLLIYPTHYTGEPGYISDTETSTIWDDEAVPTDWDRQLTRKSTQQDRIRRVAQNSVTGDSPLPAARTSRDEL